A genomic stretch from Ooceraea biroi isolate clonal line C1 chromosome 3, Obir_v5.4, whole genome shotgun sequence includes:
- the LOC105276882 gene encoding spindle assembly abnormal protein 6 homolog, producing the protein MNYLNSTTTGGTTTADSGLQLNNVEVLYTKVQKIYIKPQHKEERQRDLRVSVEIHAGISPVCHKSLNVLLSDDDDPCLLYSLFITEEDFKVLKAQQGLLVDFHNFATQLKCLLEQCQASGTSLPKTPPKFLLLLAEESGDWNFKFVETNNFKHLCHLSLNISPANDANLKTHMAMKIKQLKENILQHSNDVIGLNTRLNDLTNKLEVKTKELEQLEQKCLAEKNQMQMNSSQQISIEKDRLSQARLEWQRQSEKEKMEVEQRHAETVKQLHTELAELRTQNMTYKDKQSLLDATNAEQIKQLQNLEKELNIAQRDLALLKKQNSKLDVDYHDRDKTVNSLRTKVAVLEQELKDKTVIINKHMEMLKSGKEQKQHLEELLIEKDNQLQRKQNSLRSLSDELVKANEILTKLQSELASSKSKLKLRTGIALEQEKLLDTKQKEVGQLETKMEGFIRDAKDAQSKVDELKEQVKTLQHQLEEKEKIIKNNDNVISWLNRRLADSQPLQNATANPAPVTVPPSIPLTLPRTNKLFPNRYETRTPAPNMMQPSTLSGLLKNPNMQNLNINQTTRTTARSMGVGVTDSSGLTTFKSGQISSTSTPMERFNLLNKTSGHPSTSAPIIIENNNGPAIMSNGTKAKSASVGLQGGLRRAGLSDKPILPSAYFPKTLH; encoded by the exons ATGAATTATTTGAACAGCACGACGACGGGCGGCACGACCACCGCCGACTCGGGGCTGCAGCTGAACAACGTCGAGGTTCTCTACACGAAGGTGCAGAAGATATACATCAAGCCGCAGCATAAGGAGGAGCGACAGCGGGATCTCAGAGTCAGCGTCGAGATTCACGCCGGCATCAGTCCAGTTTGCCACAAG AGCCTGAACGTTTTGCTGAGCGACGATGACGATCCTTGCCTTCTCTACTCCCTGTTCATCACCGAGGAAGATTTTAAAGTGCTGAAAGCGCAGCAGGGCCTCCTGGTTGACTTCCATAACTTTGCTACTCAGTTGAAATGCTTGCTGGAGCAATGCCAGGCTTCGGGAACGAGCCTGCCAAAGACTCCACCGAAGTTTCTTCTGCTGTTGGCTGAAGAGTCTGGAGATTGGAACTTCAAGTTTGTGGAGACGAACAATTTCAAGCACCTCTGTCACTTGAGTCTAAACATATCGCCTGCTAATGACGCCAACTTGAAGACGCACATGGCGATGAAGATTAAACAGTTGAAAGAGAATATTTTGCAGCACAGTAACGACGTGATTGGTTTGAATACCAGGTTGAATGATTTAACGAACAAGCTGGAAGTAAAGACGAAAGAGCTGGAGCAGTTGGAGCAGAAATGCCTAGCTGAGAAGAATCAGATGCAGATGAACTCGTCGCAGCAAATAAGTATAGAGAAGGACAG ATTGTCTCAAGCTCGACTGGAATGGCAACGACAAAGCGAGAAGGAGAAAATGGAAGTTGAACAGAGACACGCTGAGACCGTGAAACAATTGCATACAGAACTTGCCGAATTGCGGACACAGAACATGACATACAAGGACAAGCAGTCCTTGTTAGACGCTACAAACGCGGAACAGATCAAGCAATTACAGAATCTCGAGAAGGAGCTGAATATCGCCCAACGAGATCTCGCGCTGCTCAAGAagcaaaattcgaaattggACGTGGATTACCACGATAGGGATAAAACCGTTAACAGCTTGCGTACGAAAGTAGCTGTACTCGAGCAAGAATTGAAAGACAAGACGGTGATCATCAATAAACATATGGAAATGTTAAAATCGGGTAAAGAACAGAAGCAGCACTTGGAGGAGCTTTTGATCGAAAAAGACAATCAGTTGCAACGCAAACAGAATTCCCTGAGGAGCCTGAGCGACGAATTGGTAAAGGCTAACGAGATTTTAACGAAACTACAAAGTGAGCTCGCTTCGTCCAagtcgaaattaaaattgaggACAGGTATAGCACTCGAGCAGGAAAAATTGTTGGATACCAAGCAGAAGGAGGTCGGCCAATTAGAAACGAAGATGGAGGGTTTTATCAGAGACGCGAAGGATGCGCAGAGTAAAGTAGACGAATTAAAGGAGCAGGTGAAAACACTGCAACATCAGTtggaggaaaaggaaaaaatcaTAAAGAATAATGATAATG tgATCAGCTGGTTGAATCGGAGATTGGCGGATAGTCAGCCGTTGCAAAACGCTACTGCTAATCCAGCTCCGGTTACGGTTCCGCCTTCCATTCCGCTAACGTTACCCAGAACGAACAAGTTATTTCCTAATCGATACGAAACACGCACGCCCGCGCCTAACATGATGCAGCCCAGTACGTTGTCGGGATTACTGAAAAATCCAAACATGCAAAATTTGAACATTAATCAGACCACTCGTACGACAGCTCGATCGATGGGTGTCGGTGTGACGGACAGTTCCGGGTTAACTACATTCAAGAGCGGTCAGATTTCGAGCACCAGCACGCCTATGGAGCGTTTCAATTTGTTGAACAAGACCTCGGGACATCCGTCGACATCGGCGCCGATTATAATCGAGAATAACAACGGCCCGGCGATAATGTCGAATGGTACAAAAGCGAAAAGTGCGAGTGTCGGTCTGCAGGGCGGATTGAGGAGAGCGGGTTTGTCCGACAAGCCCATTTTACCATCGGCGTATTTTCCCAAGACTCTGCATTAA